GCAAACATCAGACCGGCTCCTACAAACGCCGACAGACCACTGAACCAGGGATTTACAAACATTCCTAACAGCGCCCCGGTCAGCACCAGGAAGCCAGCGGCAATCCGTACCTGTCGCTCCAGCGAAATCGTCTTCTTGCCACGATTCACAGGCAGCCCCAATTGATCCCAGGCTTTCGTACCTCCCTCGACGCTGACGACGTTAGTTACGCCCGATTCAAGCAGCTTCTGACACGCCATCGAAGAACGGTTGCCGCTTTGACAAATCACATAGACTGTCGCGTCGCCATTTCCATTGGTCCGTTCTTTAATGTGATCTGCACACAATTTGTCCAAAGGAATATTCACGGCGATCGGCGCATGCACTTCGCGAAACTCCGCGGGCGTTCGCACGTCAATCACGTCGACGCCTTTTTCTTTATGCAGCTTGGCCAACTCGTCCGGTTTGATTGTTTTGACTTCTGCCATTTTTTCACCTCGTCATGTCGTAATTTTACGACATATTGTTTTAAAAAAGATCACTTCTGAAAAAAACGTCCTTCAATGCAGGCCATCATTTTATTTAAATGGGGCTCGGCAACCTGATAATAGACGCTCCGGCCTTCACGTTCGCTTGTGAAAAACCCACACCGCTGCATCAGACGTAAATGCTCAGACGCGACGTTGCTGGGAATACCACAGTCTTCTGCAAGCTCACCAACAGTATAGCGACCGCGCAGAAGCAGTTGTACAATTCGAATTCGGGCAGGGTGCGCTAAAACTTTGAGGCATTCTGCAGCCTCTTCCAGCGCCTGGCCGTTAAAATCGGGGGTTTCTTTTGTAATCATAGCTTTGTCACCTCATGTATATAATATCGTGATATTACGATA
This genomic interval from Gimesia alba contains the following:
- a CDS encoding rhodanese-like domain-containing protein yields the protein MAEVKTIKPDELAKLHKEKGVDVIDVRTPAEFREVHAPIAVNIPLDKLCADHIKERTNGNGDATVYVICQSGNRSSMACQKLLESGVTNVVSVEGGTKAWDQLGLPVNRGKKTISLERQVRIAAGFLVLTGALLGMFVNPWFSGLSAFVGAGLMFAGITDTCGMAMILAKMPWNQVATDEKAQCSV
- a CDS encoding ArsR/SmtB family transcription factor produces the protein MITKETPDFNGQALEEAAECLKVLAHPARIRIVQLLLRGRYTVGELAEDCGIPSNVASEHLRLMQRCGFFTSEREGRSVYYQVAEPHLNKMMACIEGRFFQK